A window of the Lactuca sativa cultivar Salinas chromosome 7, Lsat_Salinas_v11, whole genome shotgun sequence genome harbors these coding sequences:
- the LOC111912884 gene encoding uncharacterized protein LOC111912884 isoform X2 — protein sequence MYDTIIWISISLILVLAWGVGVIMLLYLPMRCYVLSKDISSRQLYVTPSEVVYKVSRPSFIPFWGVVNSERRIPLARAIDIIIEQGCLQAMFGIHTFRLESVAQGKAAYVDELQIQGVSNPQLLRKVIVKEASKVIQIQQDGGTGRSWRHGSEPQMRSRSFTDGSNVLRSASRNWKNSPRPPPQEQRGLNRTDVIINKMDQLSKSIKKLEGIVEKTQATDDYESSR from the exons ATGTATGACACTATTATATGGATTTCCATATCACTTATCTTGGTTTTAGCTTGGGGAGTTGGCGTCATCATGCTGCTCTATCTTCCCATGAGATGTTATGTGCTCTCAAAAGACATATCTTCACGACAACTCTATGTTACTCCTTCTGAAGTAGTTTACAAG GTGTCAAGACCATCATTTATACCTTTTTGGGGGGTTGTAAATTCTGAAAGGCGTATACCTCTTGCTCGAGCAATAGATATCATTATTGAACAAG GTTGCTTGCAAGCCATGTTTGGAATCCATACCTTTAGACTCGAAAGTGTAGCACAAGGGAAAGCTGCTTATGTTGATGAATTACAAATTCAAGGTGTTTCTAATCCTCAACTTTTAAGAAAG GTGATAGTAAAAGAAGCTTCAAAGGTTATACAAATACAACAAGATGGTGGTACTGGTAGGAGTTGGAGACATGGTAGTGAACCACAAATGAGATCCAGATCTTTTACAGACGGATCAAATGTTTTAAGATCAGCATCAAGAAATTGGAAG AATTCACCTCGACCTCCTCCACAAGAACAGAGAGGGTTGAATCGTACAGATGTCATAATAAACAAAATGGACCAACTCAGCAAATCCATCAAG AAACTGGAGGGGATTGTAGAAAAAACTCAAGCTACCGATGATTATGAAAGCAGCAGGTAG
- the LOC111912884 gene encoding uncharacterized protein LOC111912884 isoform X1, whose protein sequence is MFLGHTDGLPRVGSSKELPLADPVSELDGGDDVSWEILYSASFEEFASSIVMYDTIIWISISLILVLAWGVGVIMLLYLPMRCYVLSKDISSRQLYVTPSEVVYKVSRPSFIPFWGVVNSERRIPLARAIDIIIEQGCLQAMFGIHTFRLESVAQGKAAYVDELQIQGVSNPQLLRKVIVKEASKVIQIQQDGGTGRSWRHGSEPQMRSRSFTDGSNVLRSASRNWKNSPRPPPQEQRGLNRTDVIINKMDQLSKSIKKLEGIVEKTQATDDYESSR, encoded by the exons ATGTTCTTGGGTCATACAGATGGGCTGCCAAGAGTGGGGTCTTCAAAGGAATTACCTCTTGCTGACCCTGTGTCTGAACTGGATGGTGGGGATGATGTATCATGGGAGATACTATATTCTGCCTCTTTTGAAGAATTTGCTTCAAGCATTGTAATGTATGACACTATTATATGGATTTCCATATCACTTATCTTGGTTTTAGCTTGGGGAGTTGGCGTCATCATGCTGCTCTATCTTCCCATGAGATGTTATGTGCTCTCAAAAGACATATCTTCACGACAACTCTATGTTACTCCTTCTGAAGTAGTTTACAAG GTGTCAAGACCATCATTTATACCTTTTTGGGGGGTTGTAAATTCTGAAAGGCGTATACCTCTTGCTCGAGCAATAGATATCATTATTGAACAAG GTTGCTTGCAAGCCATGTTTGGAATCCATACCTTTAGACTCGAAAGTGTAGCACAAGGGAAAGCTGCTTATGTTGATGAATTACAAATTCAAGGTGTTTCTAATCCTCAACTTTTAAGAAAG GTGATAGTAAAAGAAGCTTCAAAGGTTATACAAATACAACAAGATGGTGGTACTGGTAGGAGTTGGAGACATGGTAGTGAACCACAAATGAGATCCAGATCTTTTACAGACGGATCAAATGTTTTAAGATCAGCATCAAGAAATTGGAAG AATTCACCTCGACCTCCTCCACAAGAACAGAGAGGGTTGAATCGTACAGATGTCATAATAAACAAAATGGACCAACTCAGCAAATCCATCAAG AAACTGGAGGGGATTGTAGAAAAAACTCAAGCTACCGATGATTATGAAAGCAGCAGGTAG
- the LOC111912843 gene encoding trafficking protein particle complex II-specific subunit 130 homolog yields the protein MNPDSDTILNIKYKISGDRNHGSHTPMFEDESSQMLTFKSALVLQRPVLEPCLAVGFLPLPPEGLRVGQLFTMKWRVERLKYLEDEQYDEVVYEINANSENWMIAGRKRGHAPLSTKQGSRIEISILCVPLVAGYMRPPQLELPDIGEGNISCNPAGPHLVCVSPPPLSSSFCIPIPIPA from the exons ATGAATCCTGATAGTGATacgatattaaatataaaatataaaatatctgGGGATAGAAATCATGGATCGCATACTCCTATGTTTGAGGATGAGTCTTCACAGATGTTGACTTTTAAGAGTGCTCTTGTTTTACAAAGACCAGTGTTGGAACCTTGTTTGGCAGTTGGTTTTCTTCCCCTTCCTCCAGAAGGCCTTAGAGTCGGCCAGCTTTTTACTATGAAGTGGCGAGTTGAAAGGTTGAAGTATCTCGAGGACGAACAATAC GATGAGGTAGTATATGAAATAAACGCAAATTCTGAAAACTGGATGATTGCTGGGAGGAAGCGAGGCCATGCACCTCTCTCCACAAAGCAAG GTTCACGAATAGAGATTTCAATCCTATGCGTGCCATTGGTTGCTGGGTACATGCGGCCCCCACAACTGGAGTTACCGGACATTGGTGAGGGTAATATTAGTTGCAACCCAGCTGGGCCCCACTTGGTCTGTGTTTCCCCTCCACCTCTCAGCTCCTCCTTCTGTATTCCCATTCCCATTCCTGCTTAG
- the LOC111912882 gene encoding digalactosyldiacylglycerol synthase 2, chloroplastic — translation MDKKEHIAIFTTASLPWMTGTSVNPLFRAAYLAKDGHRKVTLVIPWLSKNDQEYLYPDKITFDTPKEQEKYVREWIEKRTDLLCTFDIRFYPGKFSRSKRSILALGDITESIPDSESDIAVLEEPEHLTWYHHGKRWKIKFRLVIGIVHTNYLEYVKREKNGRAYAFLLKYMNRWVVDIYCHKVIRLSGATQDLPRSIICNVHGVNPKFLEIGMKKREEQKAFSKGAYFIGKMVWSKGYKELLELLGDHQKELDGLEVDLFGTGEDSVQIQEAAEKLNLTIRVNPGRDHADPLFHDYKVFMNPSTTDVVCTTTAEALAMGKIVICADHVSNEFFKQFPNCRTFKDGDSFVKVTRQALTEQPAPLTDSQMHELSWDAATTRFLNCAELNKAPEKKPKKSDSKTSFMTSSLSFNRNLEDASAFMHFVGTGFVSPVPNEEQRKELGLTTPSKKDGFTLWKGA, via the exons ATGGATAAAAAAGAGCATATCGCGATATTTACCACAGCAAGTCTTCCATGGATGACTGGAACGTCTGTTAATCCTCTATTCCGTGCTGCATATCTTGCAAAAGATGGACACAGAAAGGTTACTTTGGTCATTCCATGGCTATCTAAGAATGATCAAGAATATCTATACCCTGACAAGATAACTTTTGATACACCCAAAGAACAAGAGAAATATGTCCGTGAATGGATTGAAAAAAGGACTGACCTTTTGTGTACTTTTGATATACGTTTTTATCCAGGGAAG ttttctagAAGTAAAAGAAGCATTCTTGCTCTTGGGGACATAACAGAGAGCATTCCGGATTCAGAATCAGATATTGCTGTTCTTGAGGAACCCGAGCATTTAACATGGTATCACCATGGTAAAAGATGGAAGATTAAATTCCGCCTTGTTATAGGAATTGTTCATACGAATTATTTGGAGTATGTGAAAAGAGAGAAAAATGGACGTGCCTATGCATTTCTTCTCAAGTACATGAATAGATGGGTGGTCGATATATATTGTCACAAG GTGATACGGTTATCTGGTGCTACACAGGATCTCCCAAGATCAATTATCTGCAATGTTCATGGTGTTAACCCTAAGTTTCTTGAAATTGGGATGAAAAAGAGAGAAGAACAGAAGGCGTTTTCAAAAGGTGCATATTTTATTGGGAAAATGGTGTGGAGTAAAGGCTACAAGGAGCTGCTTGAGCTTCTTGGTGATCATCAAAAGGAACTTGATGGACTTGAAGTTGATTTATTTGGCACTGGTGAAGACTCTGTTCAGATTCAAGAAGCTGCTGAGAAATTGAATTTAACCATTAGGGTTAATCCCGGACGTGATCATGCAGACCCTTTGTTTCACGA CTACAAAGTGTTCATGAACCCAAGCACAACCGACGTGGTCTGCACAACAACAGCAGAAGCATTGGCCATGGGCAAAATCGTCATTTGCGCAGATCACGTCTCGAACGAATTCTTCAAGCAGTTTCCCAATTGCCGAACCTTCAAGGACGGGGACAGTTTCGTCAAAGTGACACGCCAGGCGCTGACCGAACAACCTGCCCCACTGACCGATTCACAAATGCATGAGCTCTCATGGGATGCTGCCACCACAAGGTTTCTGAATTGTGCAGAGCTAAACAAGGCGCCCGAAAAGAAACCCAAAAAATCAGATTCCAAAACCAGTTTTATGACATCATCATTGAGTTTTAATAGGAATCTTGAAGACGCATCTGCTTTTATGCATTTTGTAGGGACCGGGTTCGTGAGCCCCGTCCCGAATGAAGAACAACGTAAAGAGCTCGGGTTGACCACTCCGAGTAAAAAAGACGGATTTACCCTTTGGAAAGGTGCATAA